A genomic segment from Aegilops tauschii subsp. strangulata cultivar AL8/78 chromosome 1, Aet v6.0, whole genome shotgun sequence encodes:
- the LOC109763450 gene encoding GDSL esterase/lipase At5g45910, with protein MATMRAAAALLGAVVLLCALRHGGAQRYEAIYSFGDSISDTGNLCVGGCPSWLTTGQSPYGETFFKRPTGRCSDGRVIVDFLAEHFGLPLLPASKAGGDFKKGANMAIIGATTMDFGFFQSIGLSDKIWNNGPLDTQIQWFRKLLPSACGKDCKRHLSKSLFVVGEFGGNDYNAALFSGRTMADVRGYVPRVVSHIVRGLENMIRLGAMDVVVPGVLPIGCFPIYLTLYGTSNAGDYDGDGCLKSYNELSAHHNSLLRRSLANLQRTYPHTRIMYADFYAQVIQMIRAPQNFGLKYGLKVCCGAGGQGKYNYNNKARCGMAGASACSDPQNYLIWDGIHLTEAAYRSIANGWLKGPYCSPRILH; from the exons ATGGCGACGATGAGGGCCGCCGCCGCGCTGCTTGGCGCCGTGGTGCTGCTGTGCGCGCTCCGTCACGGCGGGGCGCAGCGGTACGAGGCCATCTACAGCTTCGGCGACTCCATCTCCGACACCGGCAACCTCTGCGTCGGCGGCTGCCCGTCGTGGCTCACCACCGGGCAGTCGCCCTATGGGGAGACCTTCTTCAAGCGCCCCACCGGCCGCTGCTCCGACGGCCGCGTCATCGTCGACTTCCTTG CCGAGCACTTTGGGCTGCCGCTGCTGCCGGCGTCCAAGGCCGGCGGCGACTTCAAGAAGGGCGCCAACATGGCGATCATCGGCGCCACcaccatggacttcggcttcttcCAGTCCATCGGCCTCAGCGACAAGATCTGGAACAACGGGCCCCTGGACACCCAGATCCAGTGGTTCCGgaagctcctcccgtccgcctgCGGTAAGGACTGCAAGAGGCATCTCTCCAAGTCCCTGTTCGTGGTGGGCGAGTTCGGCGGCAACGACTACAACGCGGCGCTCTTCTCCGGCCGGACCATGGCCGACGTGAGGGGCTACGTGCCGCGGGTCGTCAGCCACATCGTCCGTGGCCTCGAG AACATGATCAGACTAGGCGCGATGGACGTGGTGGTGCCGGGGGTGCTCCCCATCGGGTGCTTCCCGATCTACCTGACCCTCTACGGCACCTCCAACGCCGGCGACTACGACGGCGACGGGTGCCTCAAGAGCTACAACGAGCTCTCCGCCCACCACAACTCGCTGCTCCGGCGGAGCCTCGCCAACCTCCAGAGGACCTACCCCCACACCAGGATCATGTACGCCGACTTCTACGCGCAGGTCATCCAGATGATCCGGGCCCCTCAGAATTTCG GCCTCAAGTACGGGCTGAAGGTGTGCTGCGGAGCCGGCGGGCAGGGCAAGTACAACTACAACAATAAGGCGAGGTGCGGCATGGCCGGGGCGAGCGCCTGCTCCGACCCGCAGAACTACCTCATCTGGGACGGCATCCACCTCACGGAGGCGGCGTACCGTTCCATCGCCAACGGGTGGCTCAAGGGCCCCTACTGCAGCCCCCGCATCCTGCACTGA